In Armatimonadota bacterium, the DNA window GTCCATCGGGAACGACTCGGGCGGCGCGATGGTCTTGTGATAGGCGATCGTTTCGAGCCGGAGGTCCGGCCGGACCTTCGCCACCTCTGCCTTCACGCGAGAGATAAGCCCTGACTGTCTGTCCGGCGGCTCTCCGAGGGCCCTGCACTTCTCGCATTCGCACCACGAGGCGCCGTCGGGCGGCCAGAAGTCGAACACCCGTATCTCCGGGCGCTCGCTCAGGTACTTCGCGAGGTTCGCCGTCAGGTACGCCACCGCGTCGGGGTTCGACGTGCAGATCACCCTCCCGCGCGACTTCACGCGCTCGCCCCTCTCGTTCATGCCGAACCACTCGGGGTGCTCTTCGAAGAGAGTGCCGCCTTCCATCTCGGCGTTCAGGAAGTTCTGGTAACCGTGGCCTCCGACCTCGATGATGATGCCGCGCCTCTGAAGCTCCGGGGTCAGTTCCTCCCGCCAGTTGTCCCACATCACCCGGCCGCCGCCCTGGTAGTCGGTCGGCACGACCAGCGTGTTGTACCGCGCCTTGGGCATCCACTCGATCAACTGCACGAGGTTCTCGGCATTGTGGGAGTGGCCCTCCTCGACGTAGAGTTTGCGGA includes these proteins:
- a CDS encoding DUF4838 domain-containing protein, with amino-acid sequence MRVLLLAAAGILIMCRADAAKITIADDGRSDYSIVVPSKPSPTEEFAAGELSRYLERMSGAQIPIVKRSSRLPDRAVIVGAQESLPEAAMLIADNSEESDGFAIALERGHLYIVGAWDRAALNGVYEFLRLLGCRWLAPRFDHYKGTAEIVPRKPTIVYEAEEDYLREASSFPIRKLYVEEGHSHNAENLVQLIEWMPKARYNTLVVPTDYQGGGRVMWDNWREELTPELQRRGIIIEVGGHGYQNFLNAEMEGGTLFEEHPEWFGMNERGERVKSRGRVICTSNPDAVAYLTANLAKYLSERPEIRVFDFWPPDGASWCECEKCRALGEPPDRQSGLISRVKAEVAKVRPDLRLETIAYHKTIAPPESFPMD